A single genomic interval of Coregonus clupeaformis isolate EN_2021a chromosome 36, ASM2061545v1, whole genome shotgun sequence harbors:
- the slc30a1a gene encoding zinc transporter 1a encodes MACEPNRVRLICMLSLTFGFFIVEVVVSRITASLAMLSDSFHMLSDVIALFVALVAVRFAQKTQSTNKNTFGWIRAEVMGALVNAVFLTALCFTIILEAVERFTNPHEIEKPHVVIGVGAAGLLVNLLGLCLFRGHAGGGHGHSHGGGGHSHGNKKNKRGKLCKSERPNGSSGEETNNLVGSHNSPPNGVNTERRRHEIICNDSEMQMNGSAPYEELDYSHDEASLNMRGVFLHVLGDALGSVIVVVNALIFTFVWRPCPPGETCFNPCIDSHSTDLSDNGNSSSFQRTMVGPCWVLYLDPTLCVIMVGILLYTTYPLLKESALILLQTVPKQIDMHRLNERLLLLDGVLAIHELHIWQLAGSRIIATAHIKCHDPTSYMDVAKRIKDFFHDEGIHATTIQPEFVTINSESSASLCELSCRTQCAPKLCCGAADKPGVAGAGPVGAEMILSGEGNALAASAMEVISETPEGADGAVVLEQAAAAVVQVVPQPEPEVITREVESSL; translated from the exons ATGGCTTGTGAGCCTAATCGTGTGCGGCTAATATGTATGCTTTCATTGACTTTTGGCTTTTTTATCGTGGAGGTTGTCGTCAGTCGGATCACTGCATCTTTAGCAATGCTTTCGGACTCCTTTCATATGCTATCGGATGTCATAGCGCTGTTTGTGGCTTTGGTGGCTGTGCGCTTCGCTCAGAAAACACAATCGACAAATAAAAACACCTTCGGATGGATCCGGGCTGAGGTGATGGGGGCTCTGGTCAACGCAGTGTTCCTCACAGCTCTCTGTTTCACCATCATCTTGGAGGCCGTCGAGCGATTCACCAACCCACATGAAATCGAGAAACCCCATGTAGTCATCGGTGTGGGGGCTGCCGGGCTACTGGTCAACCTCCTCGGGCTGTGCTTGTTCCGTGGACACGCAGGTGGTGGACACGGGCACTCCCACGGAGGAGGAGGCCATTCTCATGGAAATAAGAAAAACAAGAGGGGTAAACTATGCAAGTCAGAAAGACCGAATGGATCATCAGGGGAGGAGACCAACAACCTGGTAGGAAGCCACAACAGCCCCCCTAATGGCGTGAACACCGAGAGACGTAGACATG AGATCATTTGTAACGACAGTGAGATGCAGATGAACGGCAGCGCTCCCTACGAGGAGCTGGACTACAGCCACGACGAGGCCTCGCTCAACATGCGCGGTGTCTTCCTGCATGTGCTGGGCGACGCCCTGGGCTCAGTCATCGTGGTGGTCAACGCCCTCATCTTCACCTTCGTATGGCGGCCGTGCCCGCCTGGCGAGACCTGCTTCAACCCCTGCATCGACAGCCACTCCACCGACCTGAGCGATAACGGCAACAGTTCTAGCTTTCAGCGGACCATGGTGGGGCCGTGCTGGGTGCTCTACCTGGACCCCACGCTGTGCGTCATCATGGTGGGTATCCTGCTCTACACCACCTACCCGCTGCTCAAAGAGTCTGCGCTGATCCTCCTGCAGACGGTGCCCAAGCAGATCGACATGCACCGCCTCAATGAGCGGCTGCTTTTGCTGGATGGCGTGCTGGCCATCCACGAACTGCACATCTGGCAGCTGGCGGGCTCGCGCATCATCGCCACGGCGCACATAAAGTGTCACGACCCCACGTCCTACATGGACGTGGCCAAGCGCATCAAGGACTTCTTCCATGACGAGGGCATCCACGCCACCACCATCCAGCCCGAGTTCGTTACCATCAACTCCGAGTCAAGCGCCTCCCTCTGCGAGCTCTCCTGCCGGACGCAGTGCGCACCCAAGCTGTGTTGTGGCGCTGCTGACAAGCCGGGCGTGGCTGGTGCTGGTCCGGTGGGCGCAGAGATGATCCTGAGCGGCGAGGGGAACGCGCTGGCGGCCTCGGCCATGGAGGTAATCAGCGAGACCCCAGAGGGCGCAGACGGAGCTGTAGTCCTGGAGCAGGCGGCCGCTGCAGTTGTCCAGGTGGTCCCTCAGCCAGAGCCCGAGGTCATCACCCGAGAGGTGGAGTCTTCTCtgtga